The window ACCGCCCAGCGCTGGTGCCGCCGGCCGAGCGACGGCCGCGCCGTGGTCCTGGCCCATGCCGCGGTGCTGATGGACAACCAGCGCGCGGCCATGGTCGAACTGGTCAATGCCTTCTACCAGGGCTGCGGGCTGGACGAGCGCTGCCGCGCCGCCAGCCACATCGCCCTGGACGAAAGCCTGGCCGCGCCCTGGGCGGCCATCGACAGCCTGCGCGAGCATTACCGCCACGAGTTGGCCGTGGTTGGCCTGAGCCTGAAATAGGGCGCCGCGCGCATCCGCATGAGGTAGAGCGGACGCGCCGCCTCGCGGCAGCCCGCCGTAACTTCGCTAAGCCCAAGGTATCTTCGTGCCGATTGTCGTTTTATCTGGGAGAGCAAATGCTAACTGCGTCTTTGCCTAAGCCTTTGCGGCTTACGCTACTGTTCTTCTCATTCGGCACTTCGCCCGCTGTTTTTGCCTGCCCGGCAGGACAGATCGAAGTCTGTGCGACCGCTTGCGTGTGTGTTCCGAACTACGGCGAGGTGCTGGGGCCGATCCACGAGGAAATGACCCAAATAACCGCCCCTGTCTTGCAGGAATGGCTAGTGCAGTCACGCAACTCTGCTGCACGTGAAGGCACTCAGACCATCCCGCTGAATATTAGAAGCCAGCTCGAACAATATTATGAAAGTCGAGTGCTTGATGCCGTGCGCTACAAGGTTGGCGACAGCGGCGAGTTAAGCGCTGCACGCACCATGCTGCAGAATCCAGAGATCACTGCGGTCACCCTCATCGATATCATTGTCTTCAGGTCTGAGGAGGACGCGCTGAACAATGTCGCGCTCTGGGCGCATGAGTTAAAGCATGTGCAGCAGTACCAGGATTGGGGTGTTCAAGAGTTTGCCATTCGCTACAGCCGCGACTACAACGCCGTCGAAGCGCCCGCGTACGAAATCCAGAATAAAGTCGCCAGCTCACTTAGAGAAGGCGCAGCCCAGCCCCCGCTTCCTCAATAGCCCAACTCAAGCCTCGCAGTCTGCTTCGGTGACTACTGCCTTTCGCGGAGGGCCGGAGTCGACCTCAGTGGGAATCCTTGCTGCGTTCAATGTCCTTCTGGCTGATTCAGGCGCGGATTTGGTCCGCGCTGCCTTTCCTTGGCGAGGCAGCGACTTGTGCTTCCCAGGCCGCGCCCCGGTTTCAGATATGCAACGCATGCCCCAGCGCACGCAGCGCCGCTTCCTGCACCGCCTCGCCGAGGGTCGGGTGGGCGTGGATAGTGCCGGCGATGTCTTCCAGACAGGCTCCCATCTCCAGCGACTGGACGAACGCCGTGGACAGCTCCGAGACCGCCTTGCCCACGGCTTGCCAGCCGAGAATCAGGTGATTGTCGCGGCGCGCCACCACGCGGACGAAGCCCTCGCCGGACTCCAGGGTCATCGCCCGGCCGTTGGCGGCGAACGGGAAGCTGCTGACGATGCAGTCCACCCCGGTCGCTTTGGCCTGCTCCGGGGTCTGGCCGACCACCACCACTTCCGGGTCGGTGAAGCACACCGCCGGGATCGCCGTCGGCGCGAATTCGCGGCGCTTGCCGGCGATCATCTCGGCGACCATCTCGCCCTGGGCCATGGCCCGGTGCGCCAGCATCGGTTCGCCGGCCAGGTCGCCGATCGCCCAGACGTTGCGCATCGAGGTGCGGCACTGCGCGTCGATCTTCACGGCGCGGCCGTGCATGTCCAGGTGCAGGGCTTCGAGGTTCCAGCCGCTGGCGTTGGGGTGGCGGCCGACGGCGATCAGCACCTGGTCGGTCTCGATCACCCGCTGCGCGCCCTGATCGTCGCGCACGCGCAGGCCGTGGCCGCCCGGTTCCAGGCCCATCACGCTGTGGCCGAGGTAGAGCTCGACCCCCAGCTTGCGCAGCGCGGCGGCGACCGGTTTGGTCAGTTCCTCGTCGTAGCTGGGCAGGATGCGCGGCTGGGCTTCAACCACCGTCACCTCGACGCCCAGCTTGCGGTAGGCGGTGCCCAGCTCCAGGCCGATGTAGCCGCCACCGACCACCGCCAGGCGCTTGGGCAGTGCCCGGGGCGCCAGCGCCTCGGTGGACGAGATGACGTTGCCGCCGACCGGCAGGAACGGCAGTTCCACCGACTTCGAGCCGGTGGCCAGCAGCATGTGTTCGCAGTGGATCTGCTGAGTGCCGCCCGCGGCGAGATCAACTTCCACCGTCTTGCCGTCGACGATCTTCGCCCAGCCCTCCACCACGCTGAGGCCATGCTTCTTCAGCAACGCGGCGACGCCGGTAGTCAGGCGGTCGACGATGCCGTCTTTCCATTCCACGGTGCGCTGGATGTCGATGCTCGGCGCTTGCACGCTGATGCCCAGCGCCGAGGTGCCGGCGTACTCGCGGGCCTTGAGGTACTCCTCGGCGGCGTGGATCAGCGCCTTGGACGGGATGCAGCCGATGTTCAGACAGGTGCCACCCAGGGCGGCGCCCTCCACCAGCACGGTGCGGATGCCGAGCTGGCCGGCGCGGATGGCGGCGACGTAGCCGCCGGGGCCGCCGCCGACGATCAGCAGCGTGGTTTCAGTGACGTGAGCCATCGACGCTTACTCCAGGAACAGGGTGGCGGGGTGTTCGAGCAGGCCGCGCACGGCCTGGATGAAGGCTGCCGCATCCATGCCGTCGACCACGCGGTGATCGAAGGACGAGGACAGGTTCATCATCTTGCGCACCACGATCTGGCCATTGACCACCATCGGCCGCTCGACCATGCGGTTGACCCCGACGATCGCCACTTCCGGATGGTTGATCACCGGCGTGCTGGCAATGCCGCCCAGCGCGCCGAGGCTGCTCAGGGTGATGGTCGAGCCGGACAGTTCCTCGCGGCTGGCCTTGCCACTGCGCGCGGCGTCCGCCAGGCGTGCCACTTCCGCGGAGTTGCCCCACAGGTCGCGGGATTCGGCGTGGCGCAGCACCGGCACCATCAGGCCGCTGTCGCTCTGCGTGGCGACGCCCAGGTGCACCGCGCCGTAGCGGGTGACCACGTCGGCCTCATCGTCGTAGCGGGCGTTGAGCTGCGGGAACTCGCGCAGGGCGACCACCATCGCGCGGGCGATGAAGGGCAGCAGGGTCAGTTTGCCGCGTGCCGCGCCGTACTTGCCGTTGAGGTGCTGGCGCAGGGCTTCGAGGTCGGTGACGTCGATTTCCTCGACATAGCTGAAGTGCGGAATGCGCCGCTTGGCCTCGGCCATCTTCTGCGCGATCTTGCGGCGCAGACCGATCACCGGGATCTTCTGCTCGTCGTGGCGCGCGGCGTAGCCGGAGGCCACGGTGGCGCCGCCGTGGGTCAGGTAGAGCTCCAGGTCGTCGGGGAGGATGCGCCCGGCGGGGCCGCTGCCCTGTACGAACTGCAACTCGACGCCCAGGTCGCGGGCGCGCTGGCGGATCGCCGGGGAGGCCAGCGGTTTTTCCCCCGGCGCCCGGCGGACGGCCGGCGTCGGCGCTGGGCGGGCTGCCGGGGCGAGCGGCTTGGGCTCCACGCGGGCCTCGGGCTTCGCGGGTTGCGGGGTGGCTTCGGGCTTGGCTGCCGGCTGGGCTGGCGCTGCCTCCTGGGTCTTCGGCGGCGTGGCTTCCTTGAGGTTGCCCTGGCCTTCCACTTCCAGGCGGATCAGTTCGCCGCCCACGGCCAGCACCTGGCCCGGCTCCCCGCCGAGGGCGAGGATCTTCCCGGCTACCGGCGAGGGAATCTCCACCGTGGCCTTGTCGGTCATGACTTCGGCCAGCACTTGGTCCTCATGAACCTCGTCGCCGACCTGTACGTGCCACTCCACCAGCTCGACTTCGGCGATGCCTTCGCCGATATCCGGCATCTTGATGACGTGAATGCCCATTCAGACCTCCATGGCACGCTTGAAGGCGGCGCCAACCCGCGCCGGCCCGGGGAAGTAGTCCCATTCCTGGGCGTGCGGGTAGGGGGTGTCCCAGCCGGTCACGCGCGCGATGGGCGATTCGAGGTGGTGGAAGCAGTGCTCCTGGACCAGCGACATCAGCTCGGCGCCATAGCCGCAGGTGCGGGTGGCCTCGTGGACGATGACGCAGCGCCCGGTCTTCTTCACCGACGCGACGATGGTGTCCAGGTCCAGCGGCCAGAGACTGCGCAGATCGATGATCTCGGCATCGATACCGGTCTCCTCGGCCGCGGTCTGCGCCACGTAGACGGTGGTGCCGTAGGTCAGCACGGTGAGTTCCGCGCCGGGTCGGGCGATCACCGCCTTGTCCAGCGGCACGCTGTAGTAGCCCTCCGGCACCTGGCTGGCCGGGTGCTTGGACCAGGGCGTCACCGGGCGGTCGTGGTGACCGTCGAACGGGCCGTTATACAGGCGCTTGGGTTCGAGGAAGATCACCGGGTCATCGTTCTCGATGCAGGCGATCAACAGGCCCTTGGCGTCGTAGGGGTTGGACGGCATCACCGTGCGCAGGCCGCAGACCTGGGTGAACATCGCCTCGGGGCTCTGGCTGTGGGTCTGGCCGCCGTAGATGCCGCCGCCGCAGGGCATGCGCACCACCATCGGCACGATGAAGTCGTTCACCGAGCGGTAGCGGATGCGCGCCGCCTCGGACACCAGCTGGTCGGTGGCCGGGTAGACGTAGTCGGCGAACTGGATTTCCACCACCGGGCGCAGGCCGTAGGCACCCATGCCGACGGCGGCGCCGATGATGCCGCTCTCCGAAATCGGCGCGTCGAACACCCGCGAGCTGCCGTACTTCTTCTGCAGGCCCTCGGTGCAGCGGAACACGCCGCCGAAGTAGCCGACGTCCTGGCCGAACACCACGACGTTGTCGTCGCGTTCGAGCATGACATCCATCGCCGAGCGCAGCGCCTGGATCATGGTCATGCTGGTTACTGCCTGGGCGTTTTCCGTTTGCGGGTTCATGGCATTCATACCCCGAGCTCCTGACGCTGCCGGCGCAGATGCTCCGGCAGGTCCTTGTAGACGTCGTCGAACATGCTGGCAGCGCTGAAGACGTGGCCGTCCACCAGCGAGCCGTGGCTTTCGGCTTCCTTCTGCGCGGCGATCACTTCGGCTTCCAGTTCCTTGTGCAGCGCGTCGTGCTGCTCATCCGACCAGATGCCGAGGGTGACCATGTGCTGCTTGAGGCGGGCGATCGGGTCGCCGAGCGGGAAGTTGGTCCAGTCGTCGGCCGGGCGGTACTTCGACGGATCGTCGGACGTGGAGTGCGGGCCGGCTCGGTAGGTGACCCACTCGATTAGGCTCGGGCCGAGGTTGCGGCGGGCGCGTTCGGCGGCCCACTGCGAGGCGGCGTAGACGGCGAGGAAGTCGTTGCCGTCGACGCGCAGCGAGGCGATCCCGCAACCGACCCCACGGTTGGCGAAGGTGGTGCCTTCACCGCCGGCGATGGCCTGGAAAGTGGAGATCGCCCACTGGTTGTTGACCACGTTGAGGATCACCGGCGCGCGGTAGACGTGGGCGAAGGTCAGGGCAGTGTGGAAGTCCGCCTCGGCGGTGGCGCCGTCGCCGATCCAGGCCGAGGCGATCTTGGTATCGCCCTTGATCGCCGAGGCCATGCCCCAGCCGACCGCCTGGATGAACTGGGTGGCGAGGTTGCCGGAAATCGAGAAGAAGCCGTACTCGCGGCTGGAGTACATGATCGGCAGCTGGCGACCCTTGAGCGGGTCGGCCTCGTTGGAGAGCAGCTGGCAGATCATGTCCTTCAGCGGGTAGTTCCGCGTGATCAGGATGCCCTGCTGGCGATAGGTCGGGAAGCACATGTCGCCGTCCTTCAGCGCCATGGTGTGGGCGGTGGCGATGGCTTCCTCGCCCAGGCACTGCATGTAGAAGGACATCTTCTTCTGCCGTTGCGCGGTGGTCATGCGCGCGTCGAAGATGCGCGTCTTGAGCATGGCGCGCAGGCCGGTCTCCAGCTGCTCGCGGCTCAGCCCCGGGTTCCAGTCGCCGAGCGCCTGGCCGTCATCGTCGAGCACGCGCACCAGGCTGTAGGCGAGGTCGGCGGTCTGCGCCGGCTCCACGTCGATGGCCGGCTTGCGTACCTCGCCGGCCGCGGACAGGTGCAGGTAGGAAAAGTCGGTCTTGCAGCCGGGACGGCCGGTGGGTTCCGGGACGTGCAAGCGCAGGGGAGCGTAATCGGTCATGGCGTGCCTCCGGCCTTTGCGGCCCAAGGAAGGGATCGGAAAGGGCTCAGCGAACGGGCGCGGCGGAGAACGGACTGGGCGGGTGCAGCCCGGGCTGGGCAGCGGCGAAAAAACGGTGCGCGCGGACGCGGCAGAGGAGCGGGGTGTGCGTGACGTCACTCATGGTGAGGTCCTCATCGTTTGTTCTTGTGAATTCAGTATATGCCTCGGTAGCTGGTTTTTTGCGCCAAATTGACTCGGCTGTAGCGGCTTGATTAGTATGTTTGAACTAACAAAGCCATAAACGGTAGAACAGCTAACCATGGCCGAACTCGACCGCATCGACCTCAAGATTCTCCGCGCTCTGGCCGAGGATGGCCGCCTGAGCTGGCGCGACCTGGCCATCAAGGTGGGCCTGTCGCTGACCCCGACGCTGCGCCGGGTGCGGCGCCTGGAGGAAGAGCATTACATCCAGGGTTACTTCGCCCGCCTCGACGAGGAGCGCCTGTCCGGGGCGATGAGCGTGTTCGTCTCAGTCTCCTTAGAAAAGCAGACCGGCGACTACCTCGCTCGGTTCGAAGAACGCATAGTCGAGGCGCCGCAAGTGATGAGCTGCTTCCAGATGACCGGCGACGCCGACTACATGCTGCGCGTGGTGGTCAAGGATCTGGCCGCCTACCAGGCCTTCCTCACCAACACCCTGACCTGCATCCCCGGCGTCGCCGGGATCAAGTCGGCCTTCGCCCTGAAGTCGGTGATGCTGCGCTCGGCGCCGCCGCTCTGATTGCTCGCTGGCAAGGCAGGACGGTGGTTATTTCTGGGTGACTCACTGCGCTCGCTCTTCGGGCCGAAAGCGGTCACCCGCGAATGCCTGCTCTCGACCCAGGCTGTGTGAAAATGCCGGTATCGCCTAAATTTGATGAATCGATGTCAGCGGGGGCTGCACATGAAGCGATTCATCGAGGGGGAAAGTCGGGCACAGGTGAGTTTGCTTCCAGAGTGCTTGGATGACTACATTACCGACGAGAACCCAATCCGTGTGGTTGAAGCGTTCGTCGAGCAGCTCGATCTGGCTGGGCTGGAGTTTTCCGGTGCAACTCCTGCCACAACGGGGCGTCCGTCCTACCATCCCGCGGTGTTGCTGAAGATCTACCTCTACGGTTACCTCAACCGCATTCAATCCAGCCGTCGCCTAGAGCGCGAATGTCAGCGCAACCTCGAACTGATGTGGCTAACTGAACGGTTGGCGCCAGACTTCAAAACCATTGCCGACTTCCGGCGCGATAACGGCAAAGCCACCCGCAATGTCTGTCGGCAGTTTGTTGTGCTGTGCCGCAACCTTGACCTGTTCTCACAGTCGATCGTGGCCATCGATGGCAGCAAGTTCAAGGCCGTCAACAATCGCGACCGGAACTTCACCAAGGCCAAGTTGCGCGCACGAATGGAGCAGATCGAGAAGAGTATTGATAGGTATCTGGCGGCGATGGACACCGCCGACCGAACCCAGTCCGATGTCGTCGAGGCGAAGACGAGCCGTCTCCAGGACAAGATCGAGAAGCTCAAACAGCAAATGCAGGCGCTCAAGGAGATGGAACAACAGCTACACCAAGCGCCGGATGGACAGGTATCTCTCACTGATCCCGATGCTCGCGCCATGGCCACCAGCGGCCGAGGCACCGGAGTGGTCGGCTACAACGTACAGACCGCCGTGGACGCTAAACATCACCTGATTGTCGCCCACGAAGTGACCAACGTTGGCCATGACCGAACTGCGCTGGCCATGATGGCCGAGCAAGCGCGGAGCGCCACCGGAGTCGAAGCCCTCACGGTCGTAGCCGACCGCGGCTATTTCAGTGGCGAAGAAATTCTCGCCTGCGAGCAGTCCGGCATAACCACCTACGTACCCAAGCCACTGACGTCGAACAGCAAGGCTGACGGTCGCTTCGGCAAGCAGGACTTCGTGTATGCGCCCGAGAAGAACGAATACCGCTGCCCCGCTGGGGAAAGCTTGATCTACCGCTACACGAACCTCGAGGCCGGGCTGACGACGCATGCCTACTGGAGTTCGAACTGCAAGCAGTGTTCGATCCGGTCGCAGTGCACCAGCCTTTCATATCGAAGAGTTCGGCGCTGGGAGCACGAGGGCGTCATCGATGCCATGCAACAGCGACTGGATCACCAGCCCGGGATGATGGGCGTGCGTCGTCAGACCGTTGAGCACCCGTTTGGAACGCTTAAATACTGGATGGGCTCGACGCATTTCCTGACAAGAACGCTGGCGCGTGTGAGCACCGAGATGAGCCTGCATGTACTCGCCTACAACTTCAAACGACTGGTGAGCATCCTCGGCATCGCAGGAGCACTGGAAGCAATGCGGGCCTAAAGAGTGATGGCCTTTTTCCGCCCTCTATAAGCCTTCTGAGAGGGGTTTCAACCGACGTCAGGGCTTACCTCCGCCTCTTACGGCGATCTGCGGTGATCGGTTGCTTTGGCTGCCAAGGCGTGACCGGCTCTGGAAGTTGGTCGAGTTGCTGGCTGTTTTCACACAGCCTGGACCCATAGCGGACACTAACGCCTTAGTTAACCGGCGCCGTAGGCGCAGGCCGGAGGGTACCAATACAGGCCATGACAATGCGAAGCATGGCCTGTGTTAGCGTCCGCTTTGAACGACCAGTTAGGCTGGGATGCAAAAGCACAGCTCCCACACGGTGGACTAGTTCTGCTCCGGCGACATGACTGCTCCTATGCTAAGTAGGCCGAGCCCGGGAGGTGGCATGGGGTGGATATCGGAAGATAACAGCTTGAGTTCCGCTTCTCTTATCTGACGCTTTCCGTTGGCTTGCGTCTTCTCAAAGCGCTTTTCTTCAGCACTCCTTTTCTTGAGCGCACTAGCCATTCTGTCGTATGCATACTCAGACATGGGCTCACTCTTAAGTGCACGCTCCAAGTACGTAATTGCTTCACTGGGTAGACCTTTGTTGTTAAGCAGGTTTCCAATGTTTGAAACTATCCATTGCGAGGAGTCCTCTGGCTTCATGAGAGCTTCAGCTTTTCGGTATGCTTGGAGTGCTTGATCGTAGAGATCAAGGCGCAGGCAAGAGTTGCCAAGGTAGCCGAGATACTCAATGGACTTCGGGTTCTCGATCGAAAGGTTCCAGAGAAGTGCAACAGCAATTTCATGAAGATCTATTTCTTGGGCTAGCCGTGCGTATTTATACCGAAGTGCCACGTGGGTCGGATGATTGACGAAGCATTTCTGAATAATCTGAAGTGCCTCTGCGGTTTTTGTCTCGCGTTAAAATGCTTCGGCAAGATCGATCGCCACATCTGGAAATTGCTCGGGACCAAACTTCTGTAACTCAGCGATCGCGCTTTCGTTGTCTTGGGAATCGCTGTGGCAAAGAGCAATAGCCCGACTAATCGATGCGTCCTTGGGGTATTTCGTTTGCGCATTAGCGAGGATGGACATGGCTGCATTAGCACGCTTCACAAATCGAAGTATGTGAGCCACATTCACCTGAATATTAGGCTTGTCTGAGTGTGCTTCAGCGAAGGCAGTGAGGGGACTTATGTCGGTCTCGCCTCCGAGGTGATATTCGCATACCAAGACCCAGGCCTGATGTATCAGTGCATCATCGCCGGTTTGTTTTGGAATCTCCTCAAGAAGAGATTTCCGCGCCTCTGAATATTTTTTATCAAAGAACTCATTAAACCAAGAGCGATTTACGCTGGGCTCGCTGTTCTCGGAATTGACCATACTAACTAGGCGGCCTGGTACAAAACCTAGAGACCGCATCTGGGTTCGTATTTGATTGCACGCTGCTCCTGTTGCAGCCTGCATGCTTCCGTCTGATCTGTTTTCCTCGTATTTTCCGGGGGTGATCCCGAGGAGATCGCTTGGT is drawn from Pseudomonas cavernae and contains these coding sequences:
- a CDS encoding 3-methyl-2-oxobutanoate dehydrogenase (2-methylpropanoyl-transferring) subunit alpha, whose amino-acid sequence is MTDYAPLRLHVPEPTGRPGCKTDFSYLHLSAAGEVRKPAIDVEPAQTADLAYSLVRVLDDDGQALGDWNPGLSREQLETGLRAMLKTRIFDARMTTAQRQKKMSFYMQCLGEEAIATAHTMALKDGDMCFPTYRQQGILITRNYPLKDMICQLLSNEADPLKGRQLPIMYSSREYGFFSISGNLATQFIQAVGWGMASAIKGDTKIASAWIGDGATAEADFHTALTFAHVYRAPVILNVVNNQWAISTFQAIAGGEGTTFANRGVGCGIASLRVDGNDFLAVYAASQWAAERARRNLGPSLIEWVTYRAGPHSTSDDPSKYRPADDWTNFPLGDPIARLKQHMVTLGIWSDEQHDALHKELEAEVIAAQKEAESHGSLVDGHVFSAASMFDDVYKDLPEHLRRQRQELGV
- a CDS encoding DUF4157 domain-containing protein, which encodes MLTASLPKPLRLTLLFFSFGTSPAVFACPAGQIEVCATACVCVPNYGEVLGPIHEEMTQITAPVLQEWLVQSRNSAAREGTQTIPLNIRSQLEQYYESRVLDAVRYKVGDSGELSAARTMLQNPEITAVTLIDIIVFRSEEDALNNVALWAHELKHVQQYQDWGVQEFAIRYSRDYNAVEAPAYEIQNKVASSLREGAAQPPLPQ
- a CDS encoding TIR domain-containing protein, which produces MAKPRVFIGSSVEGLNVAYAVQQNLLHDAEVTVWDQGVFELSKTTIESLSKALQESDFAVFVFSPDDLIKIRSTSSATVRDNVLFEFGLFIGKLGRDRVYFLLPMNGELHLPSDLLGITPGKYEENRSDGSMQAATGAACNQIRTQMRSLGFVPGRLVSMVNSENSEPSVNRSWFNEFFDKKYSEARKSLLEEIPKQTGDDALIHQAWVLVCEYHLGGETDISPLTAFAEAHSDKPNIQVNVAHILRFVKRANAAMSILANAQTKYPKDASISRAIALCHSDSQDNESAIAELQKFGPEQFPDVAIDLAEAF
- the lpdA gene encoding dihydrolipoyl dehydrogenase, yielding MAHVTETTLLIVGGGPGGYVAAIRAGQLGIRTVLVEGAALGGTCLNIGCIPSKALIHAAEEYLKAREYAGTSALGISVQAPSIDIQRTVEWKDGIVDRLTTGVAALLKKHGLSVVEGWAKIVDGKTVEVDLAAGGTQQIHCEHMLLATGSKSVELPFLPVGGNVISSTEALAPRALPKRLAVVGGGYIGLELGTAYRKLGVEVTVVEAQPRILPSYDEELTKPVAAALRKLGVELYLGHSVMGLEPGGHGLRVRDDQGAQRVIETDQVLIAVGRHPNASGWNLEALHLDMHGRAVKIDAQCRTSMRNVWAIGDLAGEPMLAHRAMAQGEMVAEMIAGKRREFAPTAIPAVCFTDPEVVVVGQTPEQAKATGVDCIVSSFPFAANGRAMTLESGEGFVRVVARRDNHLILGWQAVGKAVSELSTAFVQSLEMGACLEDIAGTIHAHPTLGEAVQEAALRALGHALHI
- a CDS encoding IS1182 family transposase gives rise to the protein MKRFIEGESRAQVSLLPECLDDYITDENPIRVVEAFVEQLDLAGLEFSGATPATTGRPSYHPAVLLKIYLYGYLNRIQSSRRLERECQRNLELMWLTERLAPDFKTIADFRRDNGKATRNVCRQFVVLCRNLDLFSQSIVAIDGSKFKAVNNRDRNFTKAKLRARMEQIEKSIDRYLAAMDTADRTQSDVVEAKTSRLQDKIEKLKQQMQALKEMEQQLHQAPDGQVSLTDPDARAMATSGRGTGVVGYNVQTAVDAKHHLIVAHEVTNVGHDRTALAMMAEQARSATGVEALTVVADRGYFSGEEILACEQSGITTYVPKPLTSNSKADGRFGKQDFVYAPEKNEYRCPAGESLIYRYTNLEAGLTTHAYWSSNCKQCSIRSQCTSLSYRRVRRWEHEGVIDAMQQRLDHQPGMMGVRRQTVEHPFGTLKYWMGSTHFLTRTLARVSTEMSLHVLAYNFKRLVSILGIAGALEAMRA
- a CDS encoding dihydrolipoamide acetyltransferase family protein, with protein sequence MGIHVIKMPDIGEGIAEVELVEWHVQVGDEVHEDQVLAEVMTDKATVEIPSPVAGKILALGGEPGQVLAVGGELIRLEVEGQGNLKEATPPKTQEAAPAQPAAKPEATPQPAKPEARVEPKPLAPAARPAPTPAVRRAPGEKPLASPAIRQRARDLGVELQFVQGSGPAGRILPDDLELYLTHGGATVASGYAARHDEQKIPVIGLRRKIAQKMAEAKRRIPHFSYVEEIDVTDLEALRQHLNGKYGAARGKLTLLPFIARAMVVALREFPQLNARYDDEADVVTRYGAVHLGVATQSDSGLMVPVLRHAESRDLWGNSAEVARLADAARSGKASREELSGSTITLSSLGALGGIASTPVINHPEVAIVGVNRMVERPMVVNGQIVVRKMMNLSSSFDHRVVDGMDAAAFIQAVRGLLEHPATLFLE
- a CDS encoding alpha-ketoacid dehydrogenase subunit beta, translating into MNAMNPQTENAQAVTSMTMIQALRSAMDVMLERDDNVVVFGQDVGYFGGVFRCTEGLQKKYGSSRVFDAPISESGIIGAAVGMGAYGLRPVVEIQFADYVYPATDQLVSEAARIRYRSVNDFIVPMVVRMPCGGGIYGGQTHSQSPEAMFTQVCGLRTVMPSNPYDAKGLLIACIENDDPVIFLEPKRLYNGPFDGHHDRPVTPWSKHPASQVPEGYYSVPLDKAVIARPGAELTVLTYGTTVYVAQTAAEETGIDAEIIDLRSLWPLDLDTIVASVKKTGRCVIVHEATRTCGYGAELMSLVQEHCFHHLESPIARVTGWDTPYPHAQEWDYFPGPARVGAAFKRAMEV
- a CDS encoding Lrp/AsnC family transcriptional regulator yields the protein MAELDRIDLKILRALAEDGRLSWRDLAIKVGLSLTPTLRRVRRLEEEHYIQGYFARLDEERLSGAMSVFVSVSLEKQTGDYLARFEERIVEAPQVMSCFQMTGDADYMLRVVVKDLAAYQAFLTNTLTCIPGVAGIKSAFALKSVMLRSAPPL